From one Pseudoliparis swirei isolate HS2019 ecotype Mariana Trench chromosome 5, NWPU_hadal_v1, whole genome shotgun sequence genomic stretch:
- the igfbp1a gene encoding insulin-like growth factor-binding protein 1a has product MGGLYLKHVAVAALCSVLTTVTLGSPVVGPEPIRCAPCSSEKLSQCPAVVLGCAEVLREPGCGCCLACALKAEELCGIYTAPCGSGLRCTPRPGDPRPLHSLTRGQAVCTESTKPEPTLETQKQDQGESEAEMENAAIASDTGSSLYLPGHSKPYDPRAAAEAQESMKAKLIAIRRKLVEQGPCHVELQRALDKIAKSQQKSGDKLIRFYLPNCDKHGLYKPKQCESSLDGQRGRCWCVNPWNGKKILGLTDLPADAECP; this is encoded by the exons ATGGGTGGATTATATCTGAAGCACGTCGCGGTGGCAGCGCTGTGCTCCGTGCTGACCACAGTGACGCTGGGGTCGCCGGTCGTGGGACCAGAGCCGATCCGATGCGCCCCGTGTTCTTCGGAGAAGCTGAGCCAGTGTCCGGCGGTGGTGCTCGGATGCGCCGAGGTGTTGCGGGAGCCCGGCTGTGGATGCTGCCTCGCCTGCGCCCTGAAGGCTGAGGAGCTGTGCGGGATCTACACGGCGCCGTGCGGCTCCGGACTGAGGTGCACCCCGAGACCCGGCGACCCCCGGCCGCTGCACTCCCTCACTCGGGGACAAGCCGTGTGCACAGAGAGCACTAAGCCCGAGCCGACCCTCGAGACCCAGAAACAAG ATCAGGGAGAGTCAGAGGCCGAGATGGAGAACGCAGCCATCGCCTCGGACACCGGCTCCAGCCTCTACCTACCCGGCCACAGTAAGCCTTACGACCCGAGGGCTGCCGCCGAGGCTCAGGAGAGCATGAAAGCCAAACTCATCGCCATCCGAAGGAAACTGGTCGAACAG GGACCCTGTCACGTTGAGCTGCAGAGAGCCTTGGATAAAATTGCCAAATCCCAGCAGAAATCGGGGGACAAGTTAATCAGATTCTACCTCCCCAACTGTGACAAACACGGGCTGTACAAACCCAAACAG TGTGAGTCCTCTCTGGACGGACAGAGGGGTCGATGCTGGTGTGTGAACCCCTGGAACGGGAAGAAGATTTTAGGTTTGACTGACCTGCCTGCAGATGCCGAGTGCCCTTAA